In the genome of Pantanalinema sp., one region contains:
- a CDS encoding response regulator transcription factor yields MGDRLEIALVEDEQLLRGLLESTLSRVPGMVVTATFGTAEEALAGIGTCPPDVVLCDIDLGPGMDGIALAKELRKRWPELSIAILSNHADLAYVEALRRPLGKSWAYMLKKSALSVDSLERCIRSVAAGLVVLDPEIIASAQAHLAKPQLTGRSAELLSYIAQGYSNAAIANKCALTERSVERLISQIYLDLGIEVGNTAFNPRVLATLAFLGERPR; encoded by the coding sequence ATGGGCGATCGCCTCGAAATCGCGCTCGTCGAGGACGAGCAGCTGCTGCGCGGGCTGCTCGAGAGCACGCTGTCCCGGGTCCCCGGCATGGTCGTGACCGCGACGTTCGGCACCGCCGAAGAAGCCCTGGCCGGGATCGGGACGTGTCCGCCCGACGTGGTGCTCTGCGACATCGACCTGGGCCCCGGGATGGACGGCATCGCGCTGGCCAAGGAGCTCCGCAAGCGGTGGCCCGAGCTTTCGATCGCCATCCTTTCGAACCATGCGGACCTGGCCTACGTGGAAGCGCTGCGCCGACCGCTCGGCAAGAGCTGGGCCTACATGCTCAAGAAGTCGGCGCTCTCGGTCGACTCCCTGGAGCGCTGCATCCGGAGCGTGGCCGCCGGCCTGGTCGTGCTGGATCCCGAGATCATCGCCTCCGCCCAGGCCCATCTCGCCAAGCCGCAGCTGACCGGTCGCTCCGCCGAGCTGCTCTCCTACATCGCCCAGGGCTACAGCAACGCGGCGATCGCGAACAAGTGCGCCCTCACGGAGCGATCGGTCGAACGCCTGATAAGCCAGATCTACCTCGACCTCGGCATCGAGGTCGGAAACACGGCCTTCAACCCCCGGGTCCTGGCGACGCTGGCGTTCCTCGGCGAGAGGCCCCGGTAG
- a CDS encoding ATP-binding protein — protein MAGQFVDWAYGRFQEPADEARIFAIWAGLTLVANLTGFASAPVARWLCDRFSALRSGAAAWLTLYGVFGLSLAALMGGRSVAGHLWLPEVFHLKAATVAALNGFMITMILFAVAERSAAGDRDSLDHKARLLRLSEELTRSKAQLVAEDDRMRAEVARMLHGELQTLLLLSWAELGEGMAQRENDRSAYESKLGQVEQRLGRAAEVLDSGLAGWLGSIEDAGDLFVALEHLVASFAPILHVRLELDPRLKESGAALPPAATRAALRLVQEALLNALKHARAREVRVVGEPGPQGGIALRVTDDGRGLGAARMRRGLGFSVLGKELEAHGGTWDVSSAPGRGTSLQVSLPIARAGA, from the coding sequence ATGGCGGGCCAGTTCGTGGATTGGGCCTATGGCCGCTTCCAGGAGCCCGCCGACGAGGCGCGGATCTTCGCGATCTGGGCCGGCCTCACCCTCGTGGCGAATCTGACGGGGTTCGCCAGCGCACCCGTCGCGCGCTGGCTGTGCGATCGCTTTTCGGCCCTTCGGAGCGGAGCGGCCGCCTGGCTCACCCTGTACGGGGTCTTCGGGCTCTCGCTGGCCGCGCTCATGGGGGGCCGGTCCGTGGCGGGCCACCTCTGGCTCCCCGAGGTCTTCCACCTCAAGGCGGCCACGGTGGCGGCCCTCAACGGCTTCATGATCACCATGATCCTCTTCGCCGTGGCCGAGCGGAGCGCCGCGGGGGACCGCGACTCGCTCGACCACAAGGCCCGGCTGCTGCGCCTCTCGGAGGAGCTGACGCGCTCCAAGGCCCAGCTGGTCGCCGAGGACGACCGGATGCGGGCGGAGGTCGCGCGGATGCTGCATGGCGAGCTCCAGACCCTCCTGCTCTTGAGCTGGGCTGAACTGGGCGAGGGCATGGCGCAACGTGAGAACGACCGCTCGGCATACGAGAGCAAGTTGGGACAGGTCGAGCAACGACTTGGGCGGGCTGCCGAGGTCCTCGACTCGGGGCTTGCCGGGTGGCTGGGCTCCATCGAGGATGCCGGCGACCTTTTCGTCGCACTGGAGCACCTGGTGGCGTCCTTCGCCCCGATCCTGCATGTGAGGCTGGAGCTGGACCCCCGCCTGAAGGAGTCAGGGGCGGCGCTGCCGCCCGCAGCGACGCGAGCGGCCCTTCGCCTGGTGCAGGAGGCGCTGCTCAACGCCCTCAAGCATGCCCGAGCCCGGGAGGTGCGCGTCGTAGGGGAGCCCGGCCCGCAAGGCGGGATCGCCTTGCGGGTGACGGACGATGGGCGCGGGCTCGGTGCTGCCCGCATGCGGCGGGGGCTCGGCTTCTCGGTCCTGGGCAAGGAGCTGGAGGCCCACGGCGGCACCTGGGACGTGAGCTCGGCGCCCGGCAGGGGGACGAGCTTGCAGGTCAGCTTGCCTATCGCAAGGGCCGGAGCATGA
- a CDS encoding DNA polymerase III subunit alpha has translation MHDIVHLQTHSVYSFRQSTLTIPDLVAEAAARGHEAISLTDTDGLYGLVPFVRAAREAGVRPIIGAELSLRLDESASPHPLRATLLVRDEAGFKNLSRLVSRFQLDGGKGLSPEELASHASGLTLLSGGERGALPRLLSEGRRETAEALLRTWRGAFGAEHCFVQLGPWWPAPPLLRLAEACGAKVVAAHEASYMRPEDEWTWQLLRRGHGLGRLAPGPRHLAADEELRCAWREVPEALASTRAIAETCTYAPVFGAYRLPDFPGRSPGETSEAMLRRLCAEGLERRYAASAYRADARRRMDEELAVIVAMGFADYFLVAWDLVRFARAVGIPHVPRGSAAGSLVLYLLGVSQICPLEHYLCFERFLNPERKSLPDIDLDFDWRRRDEVVDYCFRTYGEAHVARIATHQHHGARGAVRLAGAALGIEQGVIDDVARRMPGWFGSGDIAGAVSRAPECRGLPIDREPYKGLLETARAFEGIPDHLGLHPCGVVISRDVLTDVVPLELSAKGPVVTQYEMNGVEAVGLLKMDLLGNRNLAILDDAVALVNSRYGLGLVPDGLPLDDPQAFELLRSGRTFGIYQLESSGVQGLLRQFQPTELEDVTAITSLYRPGPIDGGITPRYVARRHGREPVAFPDPCLSEVLAHTYGCILYQEQCLQVTHVFAGLSMGQCDNLRRGIAKRIRPEIARLRDAFFEGAARLGRDPARTEEVWELLSSFGGYGFVKAHAASCAALAIREAYVKVRWPVEYLSAVLSAGFGYYPPRVYIEDARAFGATIALPCVNRSAEGYEVEDGGILRVGLSAIKGLGPAGIEAILQARRDGPFAHLGDLRRRTGLARPELETLIVVGACDVFGLSRPGLLWQLVMLSSAKTAPSVPAQGMLFALPEVLPEPPGVLAEYPPRRRQAIERERLGYTVTVRQLPRVVGCVSFQEARALPLKAKVSVVAETVSRFGHRTKKGEKMCFLTLSDGAGQMQGVVFPEAYKRFSLELRRGAAVFSGTLGDEDGEPILVVTHVEALGAREAG, from the coding sequence ATGCACGACATCGTCCACCTGCAGACCCACTCCGTCTACTCCTTTCGCCAGAGCACCCTCACCATCCCCGACCTGGTCGCCGAGGCGGCGGCGCGGGGCCACGAGGCGATTTCCCTGACCGACACGGACGGCCTCTACGGCCTCGTGCCCTTTGTCCGGGCGGCACGCGAGGCGGGAGTGCGGCCGATCATCGGCGCCGAGCTCTCCCTGCGACTGGACGAGAGCGCGAGCCCTCACCCGCTGCGGGCGACGCTCCTGGTCCGCGACGAGGCGGGCTTCAAGAACCTGTCGCGCCTCGTCTCCCGCTTTCAGCTCGACGGGGGCAAGGGGCTCTCGCCCGAGGAGCTGGCGAGCCATGCCTCAGGGCTGACGCTGCTCAGCGGGGGCGAGCGTGGCGCGCTGCCGCGCCTCCTCTCGGAGGGGCGCCGCGAGACGGCCGAGGCGCTCCTGCGAACCTGGCGCGGGGCCTTCGGAGCCGAGCACTGCTTCGTGCAGCTCGGCCCCTGGTGGCCGGCGCCGCCCCTGCTGCGGCTCGCCGAGGCCTGCGGCGCGAAGGTGGTGGCCGCTCACGAGGCTTCCTACATGCGCCCCGAGGATGAGTGGACCTGGCAGCTGCTGAGGCGGGGCCACGGCCTGGGACGCCTGGCGCCCGGCCCTCGCCATCTCGCAGCCGACGAGGAGCTGCGGTGCGCCTGGCGCGAGGTTCCCGAGGCGCTGGCCAGTACCCGGGCGATCGCCGAGACCTGCACCTACGCGCCCGTCTTCGGGGCGTACCGTCTGCCCGACTTCCCGGGCCGTTCACCTGGCGAGACGAGCGAGGCCATGCTCCGCCGCCTCTGCGCCGAGGGCCTCGAGCGCCGCTACGCGGCCTCGGCCTATCGCGCCGACGCGCGGCGGCGAATGGACGAGGAGCTCGCGGTCATCGTGGCGATGGGCTTCGCGGATTACTTCCTCGTGGCGTGGGATCTGGTGCGCTTCGCCAGGGCGGTGGGCATTCCCCACGTCCCGCGCGGAAGCGCCGCGGGCAGCCTGGTCCTGTACCTCCTGGGGGTGTCGCAGATCTGCCCGCTGGAGCACTACCTGTGCTTCGAGCGCTTCCTGAACCCCGAGCGCAAGAGCCTGCCCGACATCGACCTGGACTTCGACTGGCGGCGGCGCGACGAGGTGGTGGACTACTGCTTCCGGACCTACGGCGAGGCGCACGTGGCGCGCATCGCCACCCACCAGCACCACGGCGCGCGCGGGGCCGTTCGGCTCGCGGGGGCGGCCCTCGGCATCGAGCAGGGCGTCATCGACGACGTGGCGCGGCGCATGCCGGGGTGGTTCGGCTCGGGCGACATCGCGGGGGCGGTTTCCAGGGCTCCCGAGTGCCGGGGGCTACCGATCGATCGCGAGCCCTACAAGGGGCTGCTCGAGACGGCCCGCGCCTTCGAGGGCATCCCCGATCACCTGGGCCTGCACCCCTGCGGCGTGGTGATCAGCCGGGACGTCCTGACGGACGTGGTGCCGCTGGAGCTTTCGGCCAAGGGCCCCGTCGTGACCCAGTACGAGATGAACGGGGTCGAGGCCGTCGGCCTGCTCAAGATGGACCTGCTCGGCAACCGCAACCTCGCCATCCTCGACGACGCCGTGGCCCTGGTCAACTCGCGCTACGGCCTCGGCCTCGTGCCCGACGGGCTGCCCCTGGACGACCCGCAGGCCTTCGAGCTGCTGCGCAGCGGGCGCACCTTCGGGATCTACCAGCTCGAGAGCAGCGGGGTCCAGGGGCTCTTGCGCCAGTTCCAGCCGACGGAGCTCGAGGACGTCACCGCCATCACCAGCCTCTACCGTCCCGGCCCCATCGACGGGGGGATCACGCCCCGCTACGTGGCGCGGCGCCACGGCCGCGAGCCGGTCGCCTTCCCCGACCCGTGCCTCTCCGAGGTCCTGGCGCATACCTACGGCTGCATTCTCTACCAGGAGCAGTGCCTCCAGGTCACGCACGTCTTCGCCGGGCTGAGCATGGGCCAGTGCGACAACCTGCGAAGGGGGATCGCCAAGCGCATCCGCCCCGAGATCGCGCGCCTCAGGGACGCCTTCTTCGAGGGGGCCGCTCGCCTGGGGCGCGACCCGGCCCGGACCGAGGAGGTGTGGGAGCTCCTGAGCAGCTTCGGGGGCTACGGCTTCGTGAAGGCGCACGCCGCCTCGTGCGCGGCGCTGGCCATCCGCGAGGCCTACGTCAAGGTGCGCTGGCCCGTCGAGTACCTGAGCGCGGTCCTCTCGGCCGGCTTCGGCTACTACCCGCCGCGGGTCTACATCGAGGACGCCCGGGCCTTCGGCGCCACCATCGCCCTGCCGTGCGTGAACCGCTCCGCAGAGGGCTACGAGGTCGAGGACGGCGGCATTCTGCGGGTGGGGCTCTCGGCCATCAAGGGGCTGGGGCCTGCGGGGATCGAGGCGATCTTGCAGGCGCGCCGGGACGGCCCCTTCGCGCACCTGGGGGACCTGCGGCGCCGGACGGGGCTTGCGCGTCCCGAGCTGGAGACCCTGATCGTGGTCGGGGCCTGCGATGTCTTCGGGCTCAGCCGCCCGGGCCTGCTGTGGCAGCTGGTGATGCTCTCGAGCGCCAAGACGGCGCCCAGCGTCCCGGCGCAGGGGATGCTGTTCGCCTTGCCCGAGGTGCTTCCCGAGCCGCCCGGGGTGCTCGCCGAGTACCCGCCGCGCCGGCGCCAGGCCATCGAGCGGGAGCGTCTCGGCTACACCGTGACCGTGAGGCAGCTGCCCCGCGTGGTCGGGTGCGTCTCGTTCCAGGAGGCCAGGGCACTGCCGCTCAAGGCCAAGGTCAGCGTCGTGGCGGAGACCGTCTCGCGCTTCGGTCACCGCACCAAGAAGGGGGAGAAGATGTGCTTCTTGACCCTCTCGGACGGGGCGGGCCAGATGCAGGGGGTCGTCTTCCCCGAGGCCTACAAGCGCTTCTCGCTGGAGCTGCGCAGGGGGGCTGCGGTGTTCTCGGGAACCCTCGGCGACGAGGACGGCGAGCCCATCCTGGTGGTGACCCACGTGGAGGCGCTGGGCGCCAGGGAGGCCGGATGA
- the dinB gene encoding DNA polymerase IV, giving the protein MKRRSILHVDMDAFFAAIAQRDYPQYQGKPVIIGGHSIKRGVVASASYEARAFGVYSAMPLYKAYELCPHAVRLPVEMDKYREVNAQLQAIWERFSPVVEPLSFDEAYLDMTGTEALLGPVEQVSHALRKAIKAETGLSASVGGGTSKLLAKVASKAAKPAGVCLIRPGDEEAWLHPRDVSVIPGVGERTKERLYALGIKTVGQLAQVGEAFLKAHFGAQGSDLGLIARGLDPRPVTPGGAPKSMGGEETFDVDSDDPVFLRRMILKIACELGYRMRKHGLTAATVTAKVRYAKTFETVERSTTLPVGTDEDDAVYDTAWKLATSAWDARRPLRLIGASVSNFRPNAQLTLFTSPAAKGIGASRDPDALYRVMDGMRDRFGPAALRRGALIE; this is encoded by the coding sequence ATGAAGCGCCGATCGATCCTGCACGTGGACATGGACGCGTTCTTCGCGGCGATCGCCCAGCGCGACTACCCCCAGTACCAGGGCAAGCCGGTGATCATCGGGGGGCACTCGATCAAGCGCGGGGTGGTCGCGAGCGCGAGCTACGAGGCGCGGGCCTTCGGGGTGTACTCGGCCATGCCGCTCTACAAGGCCTACGAGCTGTGTCCTCACGCAGTGCGCCTGCCCGTCGAGATGGACAAGTACCGGGAGGTGAACGCCCAGCTCCAGGCCATCTGGGAGCGCTTCTCGCCGGTGGTCGAGCCGCTCTCCTTCGACGAGGCCTACCTGGACATGACGGGGACCGAGGCCTTGCTCGGGCCGGTCGAGCAGGTGAGTCACGCCCTGCGAAAGGCCATCAAGGCCGAGACGGGGCTGAGCGCGTCGGTGGGAGGCGGGACGTCCAAGCTCCTGGCCAAGGTGGCCTCCAAGGCCGCCAAGCCCGCCGGGGTGTGCCTGATCCGGCCGGGCGACGAGGAGGCGTGGCTGCACCCGCGCGACGTGAGCGTGATCCCGGGGGTCGGCGAGCGGACCAAAGAGCGGCTCTACGCGCTGGGGATCAAGACGGTCGGCCAGCTCGCCCAGGTCGGGGAGGCCTTCTTGAAGGCGCACTTCGGCGCGCAGGGGAGCGACCTGGGGCTGATCGCGCGGGGGCTGGACCCGCGCCCGGTGACGCCCGGCGGGGCTCCCAAGAGCATGGGGGGCGAGGAGACCTTCGATGTCGACAGCGATGATCCGGTCTTTTTGCGCCGGATGATCCTCAAGATCGCCTGCGAGCTGGGCTACCGGATGCGCAAGCACGGGCTCACGGCCGCGACGGTGACGGCCAAGGTGCGCTACGCCAAGACCTTCGAGACCGTCGAGCGCAGCACGACCCTGCCGGTCGGGACCGACGAGGACGACGCGGTGTACGACACGGCCTGGAAGCTGGCCACCAGCGCGTGGGACGCTCGGCGCCCGCTGCGGCTCATCGGGGCGAGCGTCTCGAACTTCCGGCCAAATGCGCAACTTACGCTCTTCACGTCGCCTGCGGCCAAGGGGATAGGAGCCTCTCGTGACCCTGATGCGCTTTACCGCGTGATGGATGGAATGCGCGATCGCTTTGGCCCTGCGGCCTTGCGGCGTGGGGCGCTAATTGAGTGA